DNA from Ochotona princeps isolate mOchPri1 chromosome 7, mOchPri1.hap1, whole genome shotgun sequence:
TAAATTTCTCTTGGAGCATCTGTTCATTGATGATATGAATGAGGGTCCTTTGTTTATGAAGAGCAGGGGTTATGGTTCCCCatgccagctcctctgctttggatccagcccATGGACAGCGCATCCtggaaagcagatgatggctccagtgcctTGGCTCTTGTCCCCAACTTGAGAGAATCAGATGGAATcatgggctcctgatttcaatcTGACACAGCCCCCAGGCTTTATGAACATTTGCAGAATAAACCAGCACCtgcaatttctctctctttctctctcctctctccacccccacatctctctttctttcaaataaattttaaaaattaaataattttttaaaaagatttattattattggaaagccagatatacagagtagaggagggacagagaggaagatcttccgtccgatgattcacaccccaagtgagccgcaaagggccaatgcgcgccaatccgaagccgggaaccaggaacctcttccgggtctcccacgtgggtgcagggtcccaaagctttgggccgtcctcagctgctttcccaggccacaagcagggagctggatgggaagtggagctgccggggttagaaccagcacccatatgggatcccggcatgttcaaggtgaagactttagccgctaggccatgccgccgggcccaaaaattaaataatttttaagttcaaaagtatttacattaaaaacaagctcattgaaaaatatttttaaattcaatcatAATTTTCATAGTATATACTTCCCTTGAATTTGTTGAAACTTTCTCATGCGCATGAATTTGAAAAAGCTGTTACACCAAAGCAATCTTCTATTTTTCCACAGGTTTGCAGAGTGGGGGGTCCCTTTTGGTGTAGGAATGGAGTAGATTTAAGGGTCAACCCCCTGCCAGTACAGCAGGCATCATTTTGAGTTCTGTAGCAAAGCCCCTGGGGCACAACAGTGAGTTGCACATGCGCTAAACCAAGGGAGAACTAACATCTGGCTCAACTCATTGCACTGTTCCCACCATGGAAATATCAACTTGGCGTCCCACAagttccatccaaaatagatcCAGGATCCCCTGAGACCTAACTATTATCATGTTCTAGCAAGATGAGGGAAAATATTCATGAGATGGGTACCACTGACAGACCTGTGATGTAGTTTAAAGTCAAAGCCGGTGCTGCTCTAATCCTGCGAATTCCTAGAAAAATCCGAGCAGACAGTGATGCAGCCACACCATGGGAGCACAGGGGGCAGAGTGCGGTCTGTGGAAGTGATGACACTGAGCAGACAATGATGCAGCCCCACCATGGGAGAAGTGATAACAGAAACACACACGGGAGACTAGGGctaaaactcactggagggagtggcatgagagaggcagagacctagGCACTGAATAGGATCAGTAAGTTCATCTGTAGGCCTATGAATGACACGGCTTAAACACTGGCCTCAAGAAGAAAACTCCACTAGTTTGGGGTGCAGTGACCAAGGACAAAAGAAGAGGCATAAGCACAACAAATGAGGTTACTAATGCCTTCCCTGCGAAGGAGCAAAAGgctgtgccaacctcagagttaaagaAGGAAGGCATCAAGGAGCTTCCAgatacaaagttttaaaaattggcatAAGACTCTTTAAAGACAGTGAAAAGCACAAAGaggcattcaagaaatttatataatacattatacAGGAAATAACaacattaaaatgaaatcagACCGATTTATTAGAGATGAAGGATATAACACAGTGAATTAACGATGCAGTGAATGTTTCAATAATgcaatgaatgaggcagaagaaaaagttCAGAGTTGGACGCTACCATATGAAAAATGTCCAAGCAGTCAGAAATACGGAAGAGGAACGGAGTAAAGCTAAGAAAACCATACAAGAATTAAGTGATCCCATCCAAAGGCTCAACATAAGCATAATGGAAGTTCCTGAAGGTGTGAAAAGAGAAgttgtgtttaatgaaataataagtgaGAAGTACCCAaaatggaggaagaaagggaatccAGACACAGCGAGGGCAGAGAACCCTGAGCAGAATTGACCGAGTGATCCTCACTGCAGCACCTCaaattcaagctctcttcagttgaaaaaTACACCAAGGAATATCAGATAACTTACAGAGGAACACCAATCAGGCTCACAGCTGGCTTCCCAGAGGAAATCCTACAGGCCTCGAGAGTGGAGTGACATATCCCgggttctaaaagaaaaaaaaaaaagccagcccagaataacatatccagcaaagttctcatttgtatttgaaaattaaataaagtactttcaaagcaagcaaaaagtgaaaaattttacCCCTACCAGACCTTCCCTACAGATGTTTCTTACAGATGTGCTACAGACAGAAGGATAACATCcaccaaatccaaaggcaaaagTAGAGAACATCTCAACTAATTCTCAAAATACCACCAAATCGAACAGTGAGAAACacaatgctaaaatgacaggacaaaatccTGAACATAgctggcttaaactcatcaatcaaaataCATAGATTAGCAGAAGCCACCTATTTGTTGGCTACAGTAAACACACCTGTCCAACAAAAGTAAACGGagattgaaagtgaaaggttTGAAAAGGATTTTCCAggccaatgaaaaagaaaaaccagctgGTGTAGATATTCTAATAACTGGTCACACAGACTCCGACGTGAAAAGCATTAACAGAGATGAAGCAGCACACTACATAGTGACTAAGAGAGCCATTCAGCAACAAGGAAATTATCATAATAGACGTATCCTCATCCATtgccagggcacctagctatgtgaaacaaataccaagaaatttaaaggaaaaaacacaataatagtggagaatcttaacaccccactaacgtCGGTGGACAGATTAAGgcgacagaaactcagcaaggaaacaacagagctcgtccAGACAATACAGCAAACGGACTTAACTGATACCTATGGAACCTTTCATTCTACAGGTACTTTTTCATCAGTACGTGGGACCTTCTCCCGCATACCTTCTGTGCCACAGAACAAACATcagcaaactaaaaatatatacataaagttTTCTTATATGTATTAGGAACGGAATAAGTGACCTATATTGATAACTTGTCATTTAATTTATTGAGGGGTAATCTTACTTTCCACAAAGTGCACAGTTTTGCACTCTCACTAACAGTGTATAAAGTTCCCAAATCTTCTCTAAAACTTGAATTCTTCCAACTTTTGTTACTTTTTATTGCCACCAAAGTGGATGTGGAGTGATCTCACTCAAGGCTGAAACAGAAAGTGGATAATATTAACTCTTTGATAAAATGAATGTGATTCCCAAAAGTGTTGATGTTAAAACCTAACTCAGAGTTTCCAAGCAATATggaatacttttctttttaaagatttacttattttgttggaaaggtagatcagacttacagagaggagagacagagagaacgagcTGTCATGTgcctcttcactccccaaatagtcacaacagccagagctgaatcgatccaaaaccaggaactggaaacttcttctgggtctcccgtgcaggtacagggtcccacggcttttaTCCTctttggctttcccaggctacaggcagggagctgtacgAGAAGTGCAGCAATTGAggcacgaatcagtgcccatacgggatcccggcatgcgcaaggtgagggtttagtctgagccatcgcactgggccctatacAGAAAGCTTCGAACTATCATTTCACAGCTGGTTGGTCAGTTGCCCTGCAAAATGTGCAAAGTGCACAAACTACAAAACTACATATACAAACTGCATATTCTTTCTACCATTTTAATAGAGTGTTAAGTAGAAAGAATGCATATAAGGTATAAAACATGCACTTTATTGCTTCATTTACCAAGGCAACCTTTTAAGACGGGTCTATATACTGGGTACATAGACTCTAATGTTTTTAGCCATAACTTCTGTATCTTATCACTATATGTTATCTATGTCCAAAATACACTCAAAATTTGAATTACTGGTTGAATGCCTTGAACTTGCGGCATGATCTTGATATGGAAGCCAAACTCCTTGAAGGTCAAGCAGAATGGCTTGTGCTTCTTTACAGAttccaaatatttattcatgACTATTCCATGCAGAAATATATCAAATGTTAATAGATTTACTATTACTGAATTTCATTGGCAAACATAAACATATTTCTTCATCTATTTTGTAACCACTTAGCTCATGACTAACATTCGGGGTaacttataaaattatttttattattgtgttattttatattttacttcctGGGCAAGAGAGGCAAAGGCAACGTGTAGTTCTCAGTCAATTTCCCCTGCACGCCTCTTCGCACAGAACCCCAGGCCTGTGGATCAGAGTGCACTCTGACCTGTCTCGCTGCCTCCATGGAATCTGCCCAGCTCTGGAACCTTCAGTACAAACAACAGACTGTCGGCTCTTGGTGCTAACGATACTGTCTAGAAACATCGCTATGTGGCAATATTGCTTTTTTGGTCACTCTTGTAATTAACCCACCGATGGCTGTGCTCTATCGACTATTAGGAACCGTGTAAGTGAGTTGGAGTGTGGCACGGTCTGTGTTTCAGTTGGGCAtacactctgtgtgtgtctgggtgcaAGGCTGTCCGCGTGTTCACACCTGATGGGGTGAGTATCGACCGCAGACAGGGGCCATGTCTCACATCACTTTGTTGTCTAAGCCAATGCTGGTGCTGAGGTGCCGcccctcagctctgctcctgttcCTTTTCACGCTCCTGGCCACTCACTGCCTCTCTGAATGCCAAGAAACCTATTTTTAGGTAGAAAGTGAAGAGTCCCTGGCTCCCTCTGCCCACAGCCTTACTCAGCCGAGCAGATTAAAGTGCCCTATAAAGGCCCATCCTGTGCCTCCCCCATGCCATGCCTGCCACTCCCAAGAGGCAGGGAGTGCCGAGGGAATCTTCAAACATGAAGGCTCtctttcttttcgctgttttctTCTGCTCGATTCAAACAAGCTCAGGTAAAGTCCCCAAGGTGGCCCTGGGGAGCCCCATTTATGTGTAATCTGTGGATGGGGTATGTGGGTGGACAGACTGGGGCAGGGCTTGCAGGTGGGTGCTCTGTGGCTAAGTCCTGGACCATGGTGTTATCCTCTGTGAAGACCTGTCTAGCAGGTAAATATGAGATGCAAAAGGcataacagaagaaaataagtATGCTAGCTCCGATGTAAGCAGGAACGGTGCAGGCTGAGGCAGTCACAGGAGGAAATTACAAACATCATAACGTCAGCCTGGAGCTGGAGAGATCAGCTGGTCTCTGGCAGCCCACACTCCCAGGAAAGCAACGTCCGAAGAAAGCATTTACCCCTGCACATTGAGTAACTACTCATCATAGGACTTCACACTTACAGCAGCATCCTCCCAGCTTTTACAGATTGTCCATTACACAGATCGAAAAACTGAGATGCAATCAGTTAACTGGATTGAAGGAGAGCTAGTGGATTGTTGAAGAAGTGGGATGAGGAGGATCTAGAGTCTCATATTGCTGGGTTCTTGGCTTCTCCGTCGTGGGGATGGAATTCACCCCTTCATCCTGTCTGTGGTGCATGGAGAGGCTGAGATGAGGTAGATCCCAAAGGCTTCAGGATATTGTGCAAGCTCACCATTGTGTAGTGACTAGTTTATGAAGTCAAGATGTGTAGCATTTGCAGAGGTGACACAAATAGGAACCTGCTTGCCACCACCTGTTGGCCACAATGCCTTCCTTAAGCAGCGTCAGGTATTTGGACTTGGCTGACAAGCCCACAAGTCATGAGGGAGAactttgtcttctgtctttcatCGTAGGACATAAAATTTAAACTCAGGCCCCACGTTCAGCATGAACTCTGTTTCCAGTTTTTGAAGCCCTCCCTCTGTCAGTGTGTTGTGTTTTCCATAGCCCCTCTGCTTTCCCCCAGGGACCCCGAGAACCCCGAGAGTAAGAACTGACACCATGTGGAACCTGGTGACCTCTCCAGCACCCAGCCAAGTGGTCCCCAACAGAGTTGTGACATGTAAATCACTTGAAAGTTCAGACACACAACTCAGTCAGACCAAGATCAGCCTAGCTTCACTAACAATGAAGGAAACTTCTGGAATCGGGCTGTGTGCTGGGGCCACTCACCGTGCCCATGCTGCATGGACGAACCAATTAAATATCAAATTTGTTCTGCTGTATCCATAGGAGATATTCCACCTGGAATTCGGAATAGCATCTGCTCCATGCAACATGGAACCTGCAGACTTTTTTTCTGCCGCTCTGGTGAGAAGAAGGGTGATATTTGCTCAGACCCCTGGAATAGATGCTGCATTTTAAACAGAGCAGAAGAAGGCAAGTCCAGGCTCCTGAGTGCAAGCCCCTGAGGGCAGATGCTGAGCTCCTGCAAGGCACAACTAACGTGTGGCTGCATGTGAGctaataaatgtttgctgaatgaatccAGCACCAAACTTCCTTGTGACTGactgttttcttatttgtttgattttttacGCAAGTCTCAGATTTGTGTAATATTCCACCTCCTTTCTGCGTTCCAGATAGTACCTTCCATCAAAAAGAGAAAGGTGCAGACAAGAACCTGAGCTCCAAGCACATTTCCAGAGGGAAGCACAGCCAGTTGTTTAGTGCAGAAAGTCCCTCTCATCACACTGAGTGGGAGCCCCTCCTTGCTGACCCCAGCTCTCACAGTCTTTGCTTCTTTCCTATGACCCTCTCGGAGAGTTTCAGCAACCAGTCACATTTAAATAAGATCTTGTTATGTTCAAACATTTGCTCTTGGGTTATCTCAACGGATTAGTAGCCACACTTGCAGACTGGTGTATTTCTAAGCAGGCTCGTTTTAGGAACAGCAGAGCAAAGGCCGAGGGCAGTGGAAGTGGCCCCAGGTTAGCCACTCCCCAGAGCAGCCAAGCCAGCTGTGCCTCCTCAGTCACGTCGCTGGGAGAGTGGAGCAAAGGAGGACCATGCTTAGGAAGGTGACCAATCACTCTGCTCTGTGATTTGTTCACATCAAATACCTCCGAGCCAGTCAATCCAAGAGCAGCATGGATTCACTTCAGGGGAAGAAGTTAAAGCAGTAAGAGGGAACGTGTTGGCATTTGAGGGAGCCGGAGCCTAGGGTCCACCACACGAGGAGCTTGGCCAGATAACAGTGTTCCCTCATTGCTGCTCACTGCCTTAATCCCATCTGCTCGTGCGTCAGTCAAACCTGCGTTCAGAGGCAGTAAGACTATGTACTTCTGGGTTCCAGTTTTAAATCCCACCTTGAGAATGGCATTTGGCATCATGCCTTTGGTTTCTACCAACCCCTTCTGAATCACAGCTGTTCTTGTGTTGTCTGAGTGGGGTCAGACTCCGTGGGGTATCCCCTGGGTGCAGGTTTCCCTACAGAGCCTCACCCCACCAGTGGCCTCGGGTGGGGATGtactgcctgtcctgctgtgtCTGCCCTGGGAATTGGGACGTGCTGGCCCCAAGGTGAGCTTCAATTCCCAGGTCAAAGCTCCATCCCTCGGAGCAGCAGGCATTTTCAGCCCAAGCCCATCGCACCTGTCCACCAGGAAGAGGTCCCCATGCCGATAACGTGGTGGGGGCGGGATCCCCCTCATCCTTTGCGCTGAGTACGTGCCTCAGCCTCCCAGGCTCTTCTCTGGGCCCTTTGCTCCTCAAAAATAGAAGAGAGACGCAGGGCTTTTCTCGGAATCCCAGCAGAGCCCACCAACCACCTGGTGCCACATTTCACTTCCTCGGTGGTCCTGAGCTGTCCTTCCTGCAGGTGTCAACCAGTCCAGGACCCCCTCCCTCCAGTAGAGactgtgcctgtggcctgaaacTGTCCTGCTCCTCATTTAAAGTAGGaactgggcttgtcctggcctaCAGCATAGACAATGCTATTGTCCTTTAATGAAACATTTCTCCAGAAAGATTATGTGCATAACTTCCACGGAAACAAAAGCACCCGCAAAGCCTGCTGCAGCGCAGCTTCCCTCCCACCTTCCAACCTCTCGTTCCCAAGcgcccccactcccccactccaccCACGTTCCCCGCACCCCCAGTGTTTGCTGAGGCCAGGGGAAAAGGCAAGGCTGAACTGTCAGCAAACGGCCTTGTGCGTGATTAGCGATACCAACAGTCTGCACCAGAGGGCGCCCTGCCACCGCCTGTGCCTGTAAAGGCTATGCCGTTGCCTTTGCCAGAGATCCAGGTATCCCAGTAAAGCAgagcctgcctctgcctcttccgTCCCCTCTCAGCCTGCCCTCTGGAGCTGTGGCCACACTGATGCACCTGCACACAGGGAGGCAGCTCTGGGTCCTTGGTGGACTCCCTGCAGAATTAGATGGAAGTACCGAAAGAAGGCAGTGGAGCCTCAGCCCATCCTGCAGATCTGTTCTCTTCTCGGGGTTTACCTGCCTGCTCTTCACCCAGGTGCACTTCACACCATGGCTGCAAGCCTCTCCTCCCTTGTTGAAACCAGCGCTGGGAACTGTGTGCACCCCGAGACCTGGGGACATGGAGTGCTCCACCTGGGGGCTGCAGAGGGACCAGTCTGGGTGCAGCAGGGTCTGTGTGCATACTGGACAAGTCAGCATCCTTTCCCCTGGCTCTCACTTCACCTGGGATAACTGGATGAGCACGTTTAGTGGCAGAGCCATCCTGTCTCCACACTGCCCTGCTCCAATGTACCAACCTTTTCCAGGACCACTGGCCCTTACTCTGCTGCCCCTCAGTGTGCCCTGGCACAGAATGGATGGTCCTGTCTCTGGGTCCCTGGCCCTTTGGTGCACACCTGCTATGGGATGTGTCGTGTGTCTATCATTATCATATATGTGTAAATTTCCGTGCTGGACCTGGGCCTCCTCTGTAATGGTATTCTCACCTATGCCTCCCGTGCCCCTCCAAGAATGATGGACACATtaccaaatgaatgaatgaatgaatgaatgaatgaatgaatacgtCAGtcatcccaagctcctggcaccgAGCATCCATCCGCTCTGATCCAAGGGCTGGGGTAGGTGTCCTCAGGGAATCTGGGACCTTCCGTTGTCCCTGTAGCCACATCTTCTGCAGCACAGCCTAAAGCCCACAGCTCTGTCTCGTATCTCATGACCTCGGGATTTCCCAGCCCCCTCCTCTTCTCAATCCCACACCCCCTTGGTTGAAATCTACCCAGAGGGACCGAGCTCCCATCGGCTCTTCCAAAGCACCACCGTGCAGCAGAGAAGTGGCCCACTCAGCGCCCAGGGCCTCGGCTGCCCACCCACAGGGGAAGCAGTGCAACCAAAGGCAGGTTAGGGAACTGCGGAAACCCCTCCTCTCTGGCATAGCATGTCGCTGCCCTCTGTCCCCCAGTCACAGACATCTAGGCAAAAGAGACCTGCGTGCTTTTTTCACAAAACTTGTGCCTGCTGAGCACCAAGTGTTGTGGAAAGAGTCCTGCAGCAGGAGTCAGAGCACCTGAGTGcggagggctggtgttgtggcagaaCAGCTACAGTTGCTGCTGGAGAAGtcggcaccccatatgggcaccacccCCAGTTGTTCCTCTTCAATCCAGCCcccattaatgcacctgggaatgccatagaagatgacccaaatgtttggacccctgcacctgcatgagacctcgaagctcctgactcctggcccagccctggctgttgctgtcatgcCCTCATTTAGAGtaacccagcaaatggaaggtctctgctctccctctgtttctctgtaactctgccttcaaaactAATACAAGTAAGTTCTACCAAAAACAGACTCTTGAGTTTTCACCCCACGTTTGTGGTCCAGGTAAGTCCCAATGAAACGGAAGCCCTTGCTCTATAATTTGGGCATAAACTAACATTATTTTACTCATATAAAGTGGACACACTTTACATGTTTTGCAACTGCCTTAGCTGTACGGTGTAGTCATATTTGTTTAATTCAAATGACAAAGGATATGGGACCCACTCTGTGAGGATAGATTATGGGACTCTATGGGCAATCTCTCTTATTTCCAAAGTTGAAACCTCCCTGATTGATGTCTTATGGTACAGTTGTATTCTGAATGGACTTttccttaaaagatttattgtttgaacttggaaggcagaaagacagagacagggagagaataagaggggggagaggagagagagagagacagagagagagagagagagagagagaatcttccagctaATGATTGACTTCCCTAACCACGGAAACGGCACGGGCCCGGCTTTTCCGGCGGGTCTCCTGtttgtggcagagacccaggctcttggcccgtcctctgctgctttctcaggcacgttagccaGACTGGGTCAGAAGCTGGGTCGTCAGACTGTGATATAGATGCTCATGGTGGTACCTTAACCCTGCTGGATCACAATGCGGCTCTCCCAGATGCACTTCAAACTGCCTGGACGTGAACCACTCCCTCTCTCAAGCTCCGTGACTGTAATGTTCTAGAACCATCTGGCACCTGTGGGAATGCTTGGGAGCAGACCAGGGCTCAGCCCCATCACTAGTCGTTGTTGAAACAGGCTTGTTACCACCAGCACCTGCTCCCTTAGCCACACTGAGGGACAAGAACGTGCTAACCCTGAGAGGTAAGGATGTGACTCGCAGCATAACTCCATTACAGAGGTTATTCGTCTGAAATCTATAATGATGAGGAAAAGGGATTAGATGAGTTTGTAACAAAACAAACTAGAAAAACTTCTGAAATCCTCATCTTAGGAAGGCCAGGCAACACACTTGTACAATATTAAAATCTCTTTAGGAATCACCCTCTCTATAGCGGTTCACACACGTCATACTGCCTTTTTGGCAAGAACCTGCTCTACCATGCTCACATGTTCCTTAGCTGGGGAACCACAGACACACCATGCTCCTCGCCCACATCCTCTGTCCAGAAAAAAGCAGTTGTTGGTTAAAGCCAGAACGTTACAGAGATCAGTCAGATCATGGGAGTCGCTAGGACAGCTGGACAGGCAGTGATAATGTGGTGAACAGGCCTCTTGCCCAGGAGACGCCAAGTGTGTGTGGAGCACCTGCCAGTTGCTCCTCAGGTGACTCCACCGGACCTCAGGCAGGATCCACACCTGCAGCGGGACACGTGCTACCCCGGCTCAGCCTGAGAATCCAGAGGTGTGGCCTGCCACAGGAACATGTCCGTGAGGGCTGGGGCAGTCACCATGGTTACTCAGGGAAGGGCGGGCAGTCTCTCATTAACCAGGGCCCAGGAGATGCTGCGCTCAGACCAGGCCTACCCAGCAGGCAGGTTCGCAGGGACGTACAGGTGTACAGCCAGTTGCACAAGGATGTAATCTCCAAAGGGCAGGGTTACTCCAACTCGCTGGTATGCCCTCCAGGACACCTGCTACTAAGGCCCTTGCTGAACTCTCTGGCTTTAGCTGTCACCTTAAGTTCCAAGTAAACAAGAGTATTTAAATCTCTGAACTCCCATGCTCTTTTCTACCTCCAAAATTTTGTACCTGTGTCTCCTGTGCCCAGAGCATCACTCAGCTCTCCCCACTCACCCTTTGGGTCTCACCCTGAGGCCATGTGGAGGACAAAGACCAAGCACCCCTCACAGCTTCCTCTTCGCCCAGTACACACCTGCAGCAGGTGCCCTCCTGGCAAACTGCTGGGCCACCCAGAGCCTGTGTCATGTACACCAGCCCTTCACTCCGCATTGACTTAGCGTTTGTGGGAAGGAGAAAGGCACGAGGGAAGGCAGGTGTGGAGGGAAGCATAGGCCGAGAGGCTGGAAGGAGCAGTAGAAGGGCAGGAGGAACAGCTAACTAACTGCGACGCTCTCTGACCCTGTGGAGTGCTGGGGTATGGGTTGAACTAAGAAGCAGGGGAAGTTTCTAGAGTGGAAGAAGTCCCGGAAGGCAGCGCTGGAGATCGTCAGTGGTGACTTCCGCACTCCACCTTCTTTCTCGCAGCAAGGTGTGCCTCCCTAATTCCTTTTCCAGGACTCATGTGTCCTCTGCCCTGGCGAGGGAGCCACTGTGGATGCCAGCATGACTGGCACTAGAGGTGGCAGGCAGGGCTTCCTCGGCAGACGCCAAGGGGCAGATTCACGCTCAGGACAGGAAACAGCAGGGACTGGTCTTTCCCAGCAGACGGAAGCCATTTGTGAGCCAATGAGGCTTTCTGGAATCCACAGCCAGGGTGACTCACAGCCCGGATGTCCTGAGTAACACTGGACGCTGGGTGCGGCACACATCACACTTCTCTGTGGTCACTGCATCGCTGCAGGGGGCAGACCTGAGAGTGGGCCTGTCGGGGACAGCAGGGCTGAGTCTAAGCCTTGAATTGCCAGGTCCATCTTGGCAGCATTTCAGACGACAGCTTTCCGAGGCAGCCGCTGTAGGGATCGCCGGGTCTCCGGTGCAGCTTTAGCCACTTGCAGCTGCTGAGCTGAGATCCACTGCTCGAGCTCCAAGTCGGTTCTTCCCTAGCCCTGTCTTCGTGGGATCCACCCAGGTGCCTGCAGCTTTCCACAGCATTGCGTGCCATGGACCCTGTCTGTGTGCATGCTCAtatgcaggcagcaggtggggactGCTCCCCCAAAGCACCCAGGCAGCCATGAACCCCTTGGCCTTTCTGCTGATTTCAAAGTACATCCTGGTTCTAGACCTGTCCAGTGCAACCACAGTGTCTAACTTTCTTCAGGAAAGAAACCTTCTCTGCCTGCCCCCCATACACCTCCACTCCCCACCAAAAGGAAAGACATATTTGTTCAAGCACcacttttttgctgttgttgccaTTGTCATTTCAAAGACACAGAGACCTAGCTCCTATTCACCAGTGTACTTCAGGAATACTCCCAACCGCCAAAGCTTCACCAGACGGAAGCCAGCACAGGTGTGATGGAGATCCGATCGCTAGAGCCTACCACACGCACACGAGaaagaagccagagtcaggagcacAGGCTACACGAGCACCTGGTCACTCTGTTGTAGGCTACAGAAATCCTCATCACTGGGCCACATGCCCTTCACTCCTCAAGCCCTCTGTGAGCCAGTCTTTCCCCAGTAGGCCTTCCTCCCTGCCACCTCAGTCTCTTGACTATGGTTTGTCCTTTATTTATTGCCTGGCTCTTCCATTTCCTTACCTCTAGGGAGCCCCCTCTTTAACCACCGTGTTCCCAAGTAGGGAAGTCATTCAGCTGATCCATCTTTCTGTGCTCGATTGAATGGGCTGACATGGTCTGTAAGAGGTGCCATTGGGCAGTTGCCAATTGGATGGTCCTCACGCTCCAGAGATTACCTAGCCAGGGAGGCTGAGCCTGCCATGCTGCCTGTTCAGGACCACCCAGGTGAGGCTG
Protein-coding regions in this window:
- the LOC101518317 gene encoding sperm-associated antigen 11A; the encoded protein is MKALFLFAVFFCSIQTSSGDIPPGIRNSICSMQHGTCRLFFCRSGEKKGDICSDPWNRCCILNRAEEGKSRLLSASP